The genomic segment GGTTGCCAAGGCGACATACACACAGAGGATGTGGCACACTGAGTAATGAAATCTTCTCTTAGGTCATCGCCAGAAGATGGATGACATCAAGCCCGGCTCGTTGGCCTTCTCCGAGAGGCTGACGGAGCTGGAGCAGCTGAGGCGAAGCTCCATGAGAGCGACTCCCCCGCAccatcctcttcctcatccgcatcaccaccatcaccaccaccatcatcatcatcaacaacatCAGCCCTGTAACACGCGTCAGTCGTCGGCCGCGTTCTCCGGCCCCGCGCGCACCCAGATGGCGACCGGTAAGATTGATTGGCAAACGATCCTGGCGTAAAATAGGCagcggttaaaaaaataaaaaataaaatacaaaaattatagTAATAAAAGTGCACGTTCATTCGTAGGTTGTCGTTCTCTTGCCGCCCCACGACATTTATGGATTTCGAAAGGCTCGTATCGCAGATGTCGGAAGTCGTCGAGGTCGAACGTAAAAAGCCGCTCTTGTCGGCGAACTTAACGAAACAAATGTTTGCATCACACTGAAAGCAGCTCGGACTCAAACGCACAAGTCGCACGCGCTTCCGGCGAGTCACGGAGCTTCATCTTCATCGCAACCCTCGTTACCGTTTTGTGCTTCTGCGTCGTCGCGGAACCTCACCGCGGCACTTAAAACGACTGGTATCGCTTCCTCTTATTAGCCCGGTAGTGACGCCGAGCGCGTCAAACGCAACGCAAGCTCAACTCATGCGCGCGCActgatggacaaaaaaaaaaagggaacacgTCCGTCGTTGTGCAACCGCAAGCCAGTCACGCTGTCCTGTGAGGAAGTAATCGATCGATCAATTGTACCCGCTTGCCTGTCAGTCTTCTCATTCATCCGGTCGTTTCATCATCGGGACGCTCAACCGACGGCGAGCGAACGCCTCGGTTTGCCTCGGAAGACGTTTCACGCCTCGTGACGCGGATGAGCTCGTTGAGAGTCTCTTGTGCGCGGCGTGTTCAAAGGTCAGAGGTCAGAGCAAGCCGCTCGCGAGTCTCTGCGAGATGTCGGCTGTCCAAGTTGCGGGCCGGTCGTCCTACCGACCCGTCTGCCGTTTTTGCTCGACGGTTCCTCCTTCAACATTTTTCCTCCTCGGTCTTCGTGGTCCTCGGATGACAGACACTTCCCGACGAGGTCCGTCCCGGGGCCGCCCCCCCCCCGGCTGCCGATGACCGCCCGAGACGCTAACGCGTGTCGGCTGCGTTGCTTGCGATCGACAGGTCCGCGTTAACGTTGGCAATTCTGACCTTTGCCAGGTACGCCCATTTTGCCAAGTCTCCTTTAGTTGCCGCGTCGTGCGCACACTCGAGCCTTTGCGTGAGGCATCCCAAGCAGAAAGCGGCCGCACCTCCGGGACCCAAGACTCCCTGCCTGCGTATTACTTGGTCACCTTTGTCGGACTTGATTTTACCCGGCGGGATTGGACGAGTACTGCGGTCCCGCCTCCTGCGGCCTGCACGGAAGCAGCCGGAACAAAACTCTTTCTCCCGCAGAAAGCTTATCTTGTGTCTGTGCTTGGCATTGACtagttttttcattcatttatttatttatttatttttgttttcaattggaCGGTGAATTCTTGTGTTTTTAGCACAGGCACCGCATCCGCCACGAATTGTCGCTCTTACTGCCGACGACTTCCAGGTAAGACCACGGGCGACAAGTCTCTCGGCTTTTCATCTTTGACCGTCCCGCTCGCTTTCCTCCATATCGACTCAGATAAACTTGACTAGCTTAATTTCGGAAGGTTCCGGCTCGTCTGCGTTTTGGTTTTGAACCAGTTTCGCATCTTTCGCGTGGTGTCGTCGCTCACCGTAGaaagtttttgaaatgtgaCGGGCTCGTTTTTCAAATGGAGTTGAAGTAAATACATAGTCCAGTAAAGTACAGACGGCTGACAAATCTACTTGAGTACAAATAGTTCGATAGGATACGATATAGGAGTGGAACATTTCACTGAGTCAACGAAAGCGTTGACAATCCGGAAACTAAAATCTGCTCACAATTGTCTCGTTTCTCTCAGACGGTCGACAGTTGCAGTCATCTCCACCGTGGTCCTACGACCAATCCTATCCCTACCTCGGCCAGATCGCCACGCCCGGCATCCACTCGACCAATCCCCTTTCGCCGAGTCGCTCGTCGCTAGGCGACCTGACCTCGCGTCTCACAGGTAACACGCGCGCTCACGTTGCAAGACGGAGATGACAGCGAACGGCGTCACCCAATGAACAAAAGCGTAAGCCTTGAACTTTGGCCTCCTTCAGGTCCCGACCTGACCGCATTCGGTGACCCACGGATGACCTTGGAGCGATCTTTCGCCTCCGTCCCCTCCTTGCCGGACACCCGCTTCTCGGACCCGCGCGTGCATTACCCTCCCACGGCGGCCGCCTTTACCTACACGCCCCCGCACAATCCCCACTCCAACGGCGCCCTCGGCATCACCATGGCGACGGCGATGGCGACCGCACCTGCCGGGCGGTATCACACTTACCTCCCGCCTCCGTACCCGGCAAATACGCAGCACCAGGGCCAAAACAGGCCCTTCCAGTCCACCTCCTCGCCGTATCACGTGTACTACTCCGCGGCCGCTGGCTCGTACCAGTTCTCCATGAtggccggcggcggcggcgactcGCGCTCCCCGCCGAGAATCCTTCCGCCTTGCACCAACGCCTCGACGGGCTCGCCGCTCCTGCACCCGTCGTTGCCCAATCAGAACGAGGGCGTGGCTGTGGAGGTGGAGGCCAGCCATAGCAGCTCCCCGGCAAACGCCGAGGCTGTGTGGAGGCCTTACTGATGACGCACGGGAGtccaaaaacctttttcctTTCGTGTCGTCCGCCTTTGGCGGGCAACGGGACGCTTTTAATGGTTCAGCAAAGGTCGACgctatttgtacattttgatttttcaaCTGATCTTCCGGGGGACTTAGACTTATTGTTACAGCCACACTCTCTTGACTTTTCTGCAGCTTCTCCATCTTTTCAAGGATGGAGCTCAGAAATCATTTGAATGATTGAAACGCATTCGTCAATGGAGGGGTTCGTCGACATTTTTCCCGGTGGAAATACACGTGTGATTTTTCCGAACGGCAACACATTTCGTGAACGGGCGACGGGTGGGTGTCGACGTCACCTTTTCGCCGCTGCTGAAATTTGCCAGTTGGCCTCGCTCGTGTTCTCaagcttcaattcaatgggcatCATCTTCGTCTTCTCGGCACTCACTTTCTGTGGTTGGAATCAAGAAATTTGGCACGAGAACACAACAGTTGCCTGCACTTTCACGTTTGACCGGctgttgtgaagttcgctgccgCCATCCAGTGGCGTACGTCAGATTtttgctcgcaacacaaagcgaACCCCACCAATCTTTACACTGGgacactcataagtcaaggcaccactgcgtTATTATTTGATCGTTGTTGATGTACGGCTGGGCGACACGGTGGgggagtggttagcatgtctgcctcatagttctgagctCGGGGGTTCAGGTcttgtgcggagtttgcatgttctctccatgcttgCGGGGGTTTTTATCCAGATAGTCCGACTTTCTCCCACagtcctaaaacatgcatgttcggttcaTTTAAAACTCTCAAGTGTGCATAGCTCACCtggaaattacttttttttaaattattattattattattatattttttattattattacaaatgtaaGTTCTGTGACAGATTCACATGTAGATACCtgtaaataaaagcttaaatgttgatttgtcgtctcatattcatcttttgatgtaaaacccaaatgttttcagtagaGATagactaatatatatatatatatatatatatatatatattaaaattttttttttcctcagggtCGATAGTTATACCAGTTATAAGTAGCTCAGCAGGCCAATAGCCGATATGCGGAGCTGATAATCATAAGGGAAAACATTGGCATCAGCATTTTGAATAGTAGAAACAACAAGAATTTACTTTAGAAACAATTCTGATTTCAAACgttaaagttattattattattttgaaattatttcatgttttataaAACAAGCGCATATCTGTTAAGTCcagtatttttcatgtttttttttttttttaaataaaatggggatctatagttcaaaaactgagatcagttttgtattccgcacccaaaaatgaGTTATAAACAGCTGTCGctcctaactcaacaaaaattgtgttccccagcgTAATTGCTCGATCTGTTTTCAGTCTTCcgcataataaataaatacataaataataataataataataataataattggccTCAATTTCCACAGATAGGGCTGAAAAGATCTAGAAAGCAAATATGGAGATCCTAACGATCAGAGACATTACACTGGATATGGAAAACATGCAATTTCTGAGGAAATTTCGTGTGAATTAACGTAGAAAAGATGGcgctgaactgaaatgctgGGAAAGTATTTGTAATGGAAGAGACGTTGAATGTGAGActtaaaaacatccagacttttaaTGATACAGATACATTGTTAAAAATGACTCCATTAGTTTAGGAAAACTGCACCTTCTACTCATCCCCACTCCAGCCCGGTGAGCGGCGCTAATGCACCCGAACGCTGGTTGCTATCCGCCATTTCactcaaagaagaagaagaaaagacgcCGAAGAAGACATTTCGACGTCACTCCGCGAGGCGCCAGATTTGGAAAGCGTCGCGTTGGCAGCGGACAATATTTACACGACTTTACAGACAAACGAGCTGGAGCCACAATGTCCGAAGAGTGCGGCTACTCTCCCGGCTTCAAACGACCATCGGAAATTATGCGAATGCGAAGGAAAAGAACCCGCAGCGAAGCGTTCTCGAAGCCGAGCGGCGACGCCGAGCAAAGCGCCTCGTCGTCGGCGTGTGTCCGGCCCTTCTCACCCGGGCCGCTTTTTTCCAACACCCGGAGCCGCTCCGGTGGGGTGAAACGCAGGAACCCGTTCGCCAGCATTGAGAACCGACACAGCCCGAGGAAGAAGCTCTTCGTTTAtaacgacgacgacgaaggAGCGGGCGGCCGAAAGCCACAAAGAAGAACGACGAGGGACGACTTGGCTTTCTCACAATTGATGGACAAAGTAGAAAACCGGAACGACAATCGGGTTAGTTAACGTTTTGTCCTACTGAAAGCCACCGAAAAGAAAAAGTAGCCGATAATACTAACATCATTTCGTCTCAGTCTACTTCGCAAGTGTACAGTGGCAACTTGCCTTAGACCACGCACGTATTTCAAAAAGATATTCATTCATTAGAATAAATATATAAGAATAAAGAATAAATCCCTTCAAACACCCAAAAATACGACTGCAGCgtgaaaaaatacagttttataaaaacagacaGTAAAGAATTTGTTTGTGCATCACGATTTCATGCATGAATTGTGTCGCTCCTGTTCCTAGCCACCAGGTGGCAGTATAATGCACGTATAAAAACGAAGAAGACAGTAAGTAAAATTCGTCCTGTTGCAATAACTGTATACACGTTTCTATATTCATTGCACATCACATGGGACGCCAACGGCAGttccattagcccatctatggtgttttgcattgcgAGTTGCCATTAAGCTCGCAGACTTCCATTAGAAAGTCACGTACTGTTTTGTTGATCACATGTATTCTCATTGGTTGTTGTTTAGTTTTCCTCGAAActacaactgggagtggcaatttTGCATAAATGTAGCACTCTTAAGTTTTTGCccgcaactcaagacaaaaaaaaacaacaacactcgtatcttgaaaaacttgttaGTCGGGTCACttctaagtcaaggtaccactgtatactgCGATAacgatctcatctcaatttactcacaaatttacagTACTTAGCTATAGGAACAAAGAGACACTATTTGTCGTCAATAAATATGAATTTTCGGACCAATTTAGTGAAATGCGATTATATCTCGTGGCACACCTGACGATCTCTTCCGGCACACGAGGGACCCCGCTTAAAGAAGTACTGAACAACTTGGTTTATGTCATTGCACCTGCTGTACGTGTAAGGTCTTCTTCTTTCCCATGCCAGAAGGGTTCGTCTCCCTCTGAAGATGACTCTCTCTTTGAGGAAAGCGAGGAAGATGTTAAAACACCACTGCAGAAGGTACTCGGGGAAAAACAATGTCCTACCCTACCACTGTGTTTTATGCAAGCGCTACATGGTAATCATGACATGGCATTTTCACAATGTTTCAGCCCTGcaggtgattatttttttcttctcttccctCCAAAGTTTTTGGGGAGTCAAATCCGTAATTGAGTCCTAAACCCATTTCTGAAGGGACGTCAAAGAGGTTAGAGGTTCCAGTGTATTTACGTTACTTTCTCCTGTCTCTCCATCCAGAGCCCCCAGGGCATTTCTCCTCTCTCCATAGCGCCCCCCGTCTGCACAGAGTATCCGGCCGACTGGAGCTTGAAGACTCGCCTCCTTTTTACATCCTCGCTGTCGCTGTCTTGGTCTGAACAGCCCAAAGCTCAGGAGGAAGCCCTGGGGCTCAGCCAGCACTGCCGAGCGCAGTTTAATACATTGCCGCACAATCTACAGGTAGCGTGACCTTATCGCCGTGTGttggaaaaaattaaaataaatactgcatTTAGTTCCGTTGTTCCTCCTGCAGGATCCGAAGTCATGCACAGCGCTTCGCTGTGCCTTCCAGCAGAGTCTGATCTATTGGCAGCATCCCAGCCTGTCTTGGGTGCCGCTGTTCCCCAGGATCAACGCAGAGCGAAGGTTTGCTGGAAAGAACGCCCCCTGGGCACAAGATGCGGAACTGCGGCGGGGTCTAATGAGTGAATGGTAAGAATGCGAGCCCGCTAGgtcagtgtttctcaaacttgagccaaggcacttttttttttttttttttttttttttacattggaaTAATATCACAGTAaaccacacccccaaaaaaagttccAAAAGGTATAATGCAGTGGTACCTGGACCTATGAGTGCCCCCTATGtacgagtttttcaagttacaagcTGTCGCTCAGTTGATTTTTATGCTTTGTGTTACATCAGAGTTATCAGCGAGCTTCAtgtcgctgatgcactttccGCAGTTTATTGAAAGggagaaaaagtcaaaacacaccaatacaaaaatgaaaaggctCACAAGGAGCAGGCCCTAAAACTGAACTGACAGCGTGGTAAACTGCCAACACAGTCGGTCTCAACATTGTCAGCATCATGGTGCTTGCCGTTGCTTCTCAGAATTCATTGCAGTGCTCTTTTTAACTACAGGTTGTAGGAAATCAAGCTAAACGTAGCTcgttacttgcatttgttccataTTGTTATGTGGGCATTAGCTATAGTTTATGTCAGGCTATGTTGCAATTTATGCTTTTCCTGAAACTCTtcactgtggcttgtgtgttaAATAGTGGCGTTCTGGTCATGTACACTGCATTACGTAGCAACCTGGTGACTTACCAAATGTGAGAGTTGAAACTGGCAGTAAAGTTTGTTTTCCTGCAACGTAACAGAGCCTATTTGTCCTGATGTGTTATTGCTGCTAGAAATGCTAACTGAACCAAAGATGAGCTGGCGAGTAACTCCAGTACACTCATCCACAAAACTAAAGAAATTGTGAATCCGCAACAAGTAAACTGCAATACAGCGGGGGATTACtctactgtagtatttgtgtttcgggtgtgtgcctttaaggcgCGTGGCCTACTGAGCGACGTCGGGAGATGGAGTCATTTTGACCGTTTAGTCGGCGTGTGAGCAagttgtggctgacagcagcaccttgcaagtgttttcattttttatgtgGCTGTCGGTTCCATTcagtaaatggctgaaagtgtgTTGGCACGCCTTGCCCGCGTGAGgttttacagtaacttcaaTGCATCAATTTCACTCGTGACGACATACATCTAAAACTTacattttggctcgcaacacaaagacaaataaaacgGCCAAGCAACtgctcataacttcagaaattAAGGATCATTTCTcagtggttgagaatcactggctgCACTAGGTTGATGGACTCTTTCACAAATGCACATCTCAAATAATTTGTATGTTTGTGCAGGTCAGCCAGTCTTTCGTCACTCTACAGTCTACTAAAGGCCAGACTGTGTCCCTACTTCTACGTCTGCGCCTATCAGGtacaggaagagaaaaaaaaccccgcCGATTTGAACGAGCTTCTCGTCACCATCTCCCATTCCAGTTCACAGTGTTGTTCCGGGCGGTTGGTCTCGGAGGCTCAAGCAGCATTAATGCGCTGGTTTCTCCCACCACCAGAGGCCTCCGGGAGGCCATGCAGACAGAAGGTGAGTTGTTGCCGAAGCcactggtgtgtttgtgtgattcATTGCTGTCATTATTGATGGTCAGGTATCGAGTTTAGTCTGCCTCTGGTGGAGGAGGAAAGGACGGCGAGCAAGAGCAGAGAGCAACAAATTGTTTGTGGCGAGGAGCGGCAGCAGAAAGAGTGAGCAATATGATACACTACCTCCAGTTGATTTTCGAGGAAAATTATATTCATTGCTGCCATCCTAAATTCACTTTgtctttgaattaaaaaaaatatgcacctGAAGTATGCACGTAGCAAGTCAACTCCTCTCGGACATACAAAGATTAGACAGACACCAGAGATGCGCCACTTCAGCATACTTCCTTGATACCAAAAACTATACTTTTAGCTAGGGCTTTTCTGCTATCTTAGGGGCCTATAGAAAGAGCACCAAagcacccccaccaccccaaaGAAATAGCTCAGGCAAGTTgtacatggggaaaaaaatagtcgcCGATGGGTGAGGCTTCACTGTATTGATAAAGTACTTTTGATCATCGCCTTGGGGTATTGAACAGGGTTGAAGTAGTCTAGAGCTCAAGACAATTGAGTTTTAAGATTTTCACTGTTTCCATTTCCTAAtttattggtttaaaaaatgACGTACACATACtctaatattttacatttggcatgtctgttttgtcattttcattttggagaCTGCTAGCACAATGAATCATTCTAGCGATCGTATCTGCCCGATCTATCTAGCTATTTAGCTACCAACCTACCCATCCATATCTCTACAGTATATCCATGTATCCATAAATTCAATCTAATCTATTCTTTCTATCACAGTAGCTCAGAGCACGGGTGCTGCTCGGATGACCCCGACGGTGATGACAACGATGAGGACAGAGGAAGCAGTCTCTCATGGTTGGAGGAGATAGGAGTCCAGGACAAGATCAAGAAGCCAGACAGTATCAGCATCCAACTGTATCCTCCAGCCTGTAGCCGTGGCACCCCCGTTTCCTCATCACAGTGTTCTCCTTAACCGTTCTCGTCCAGTCGTGAGgagggccgagcggtgagcgtggACCACAAGCCGGAGTCTGTGGTGTGCGTGGAGGGGCCGCACACGTTCACGCTCGTCAACTTCCTGATCAACTGCAAGAGTGTGGTGGCGGCGGCCGGTACTCAGGCGGGCCTACCCCCGACATTACTGGCCCCCGTTGCTTTTAGAGGCGCTGCAATGCATTCGCTAAAGGTACCCACAGTACTCtcagtagaagtacagatacttgtgtgaAATTAGGCCTACTGATTCAACTCATGTACTTGGGGGGGAAAAGTCTACTTAAACACAGTAACAAAGTACTCCCACCACTGAACATAAGACCTCAAATGAAACTGACTTGCAAGTGCGGCTGATGACCCGTGTGTGTTTTGATCTCTTCAGGCCcgctgtgtgaatgtgaagagCCAAGTTGGTTCAACCTACCAGAACATCAGCAGTATGGAGATAACAGGTGCGTAGCTGACAGATCCATCCAATCCAGGATGGCAACAAAGGCACAGGGGAAGATgaattgctttttcttttgtcctcCAGGACCTGTACTGCCATCCTCGCTACACGCCATAACAACTCTGCTCCGGCTCGCACAGAAAGGAAACTTCTCGGCCGTTCTTTACACGCATGCGCCCACGGCCATTCTGAACACTCATGGAACCACGGTAACGtggccgtaaaaaaaaaaaaaaaacataaaatgaacatttttctaatgtttttgcatttttttgtttgggacaGTGTGCGAGTGGGTCAGCGGACCTGTCTGCATTTGGCCTTCATCCGGCCTCCATCCAGCAGCTGCAGCAACCGTCCAGCCTCGGAAAGACGGCACTCGCACAGATCACTATGAACAATTACAGTTACACCTGGAAGAAGTGATTCAGTTCAGCGTCGTGTTGTTTGGGCCATGGTATCGTCTTCTGGTTTTGTTGCTCAAATGAAAGTGCATTGACATAATACTCAAAACATTGACTTAATTGCTTGAActacttaatattttttttcattatttttttcttgaattttgTCAAGACTAGTTTGTGTATAGGCAGCACACTGGATGAACGGTGAGCATATTaagtgcctcacagttctgaggttccaaCCTCGGctgcagccttcctgtgtggaatttgcatggtctccctggTGCTTCTGTGGGTACCCTGGCATCCTCCCATactccaaaaacatacatgttaggttcactgaaaacGCTAAACTATCTCTccacgttttacaccaagtaccacaaacaaaacacaatagcGTGCTAAGCCTTAGTGTTTATCAAAAATGACAGCAAAGTTTCtcctaaaagtatatttaagcTACTATTACATTATGGGAAGTGCGGGACGACTTAATTAAGTGCAAATGTATTATTGAATGAATGTACAGTGCAAGCAGTGATTATTTTGTGTACCACTGGAGGAAGCCTGTGTGCCACTCGTAACTGCTCTAAATTTTCCGTTGGGCTGAATGCGAGCGCGAAT from the Phycodurus eques isolate BA_2022a chromosome 1, UOR_Pequ_1.1, whole genome shotgun sequence genome contains:
- the LOC133412690 gene encoding protein downstream neighbor of son homolog, whose product is MSEECGYSPGFKRPSEIMRMRRKRTRSEAFSKPSGDAEQSASSSACVRPFSPGPLFSNTRSRSGGVKRRNPFASIENRHSPRKKLFVYNDDDEGAGGRKPQRRTTRDDLAFSQLMDKVENRNDNRKGSSPSEDDSLFEESEEDVKTPLQKSPQGISPLSIAPPVCTEYPADWSLKTRLLFTSSLSLSWSEQPKAQEEALGLSQHCRAQFNTLPHNLQDPKSCTALRCAFQQSLIYWQHPSLSWVPLFPRINAERRFAGKNAPWAQDAELRRGLMSEWSASLSSLYSLLKARLCPYFYVCAYQFTVLFRAVGLGGSSSINALVSPTTRGLREAMQTEGIEFSLPLVEEERTASKSREQQIVCGEERQQKDSSEHGCCSDDPDGDDNDEDRGSSLSWLEEIGVQDKIKKPDSISIQLREEGRAVSVDHKPESVVCVEGPHTFTLVNFLINCKSVVAAAGTQAGLPPTLLAPVAFRGAAMHSLKARCVNVKSQVGSTYQNISSMEITGPVLPSSLHAITTLLRLAQKGNFSAVLYTHAPTAILNTHGTTCASGSADLSAFGLHPASIQQLQQPSSLGKTALAQITMNNYSYTWKK
- the runx1 gene encoding runt-related transcription factor 1; translation: MVFLWDAKYDPCPGRRYTPPSTALASGGKMAEALGAQEAGGGASLVGKLRVADRDVVLSDHPGELVKTDSPDFLCSVLPTHWRCNKTLPVAFKVVALGEVLDGTMVTVMAGNDENYSAELRNATAAIKNQVARFNDLRFVGRSGRGKSFTLTITVFTNPSQVATYQRAIKITVDGPREPRRHRQKMDDIKPGSLAFSERLTELEQLRRSSMRATPPHHPLPHPHHHHHHHHHHHQQHQPCNTRQSSAAFSGPARTQMATDGRQLQSSPPWSYDQSYPYLGQIATPGIHSTNPLSPSRSSLGDLTSRLTGPDLTAFGDPRMTLERSFASVPSLPDTRFSDPRVHYPPTAAAFTYTPPHNPHSNGALGITMATAMATAPAGRYHTYLPPPYPANTQHQGQNRPFQSTSSPYHVYYSAAAGSYQFSMMAGGGGDSRSPPRILPPCTNASTGSPLLHPSLPNQNEGVAVEVEASHSSSPANAEAVWRPY